A DNA window from Pseudodesulfovibrio thermohalotolerans contains the following coding sequences:
- a CDS encoding RNA polymerase sigma factor — protein sequence MSSTIMEIKKRYDEISYESLFKEHSRLIYKLIINFVKSRNINLHSSEIDDIYQEIALKIFKNDYISRYNAEKSSFITWLNIICRTTAIDYYRKKLRWMEAVLTDAHPHNSEGGLDTTLFSLPAGVLTDRQAEVVTLYFKEGLIACEIARKLGITSRTVRSIKSQALNRLRIHYGASAPLTETDGPRLSERRKAS from the coding sequence ATGAGCAGCACAATAATGGAAATCAAAAAGCGATATGATGAGATATCATATGAAAGCCTGTTCAAGGAACATTCCAGGCTCATATACAAGCTCATCATAAACTTCGTGAAGTCCAGGAACATCAATCTCCACAGTTCGGAAATAGATGACATATACCAGGAAATCGCGCTGAAGATATTCAAGAACGACTACATCTCGCGCTACAACGCCGAGAAAAGCTCCTTCATCACCTGGCTCAACATCATCTGCCGCACCACCGCCATCGACTACTACAGGAAAAAGCTGCGCTGGATGGAGGCCGTGCTCACCGACGCTCACCCGCACAACTCCGAGGGCGGGCTCGACACCACCCTGTTCAGCCTGCCCGCGGGCGTGCTGACCGACCGGCAGGCCGAGGTCGTGACCCTTTACTTCAAGGAAGGGCTGATCGCCTGCGAGATCGCCCGGAAGCTCGGCATCACCTCGCGCACGGTCCGCAGCATCAAATCCCAGGCCCTGAACCGGCTCCGCATCCACTACGGCGCGTCCGCACCCTTGACGGAAACCGACGGACCTCGCCTTTCCGAGAGGAGGAAAGCCTCATGA
- a CDS encoding YfiR family protein: MGVLRPIFLSVLVWAFFVSPYQASGGTRLTAEPDQLRALYVQRLVKYVTWPRGAGPAPGEPFVVAATDPARLRPYFPDSDAVGDGPRFRLVQWPAECHVLFLAGASRREGAAIIKRVVDLPVLTITQDPEGPEQGAIINFYMQGGRLKLEVNPDAAGRAGLAVSSRLMQLARIHRGGADE; encoded by the coding sequence ATGGGCGTGTTGCGGCCGATCTTCCTCTCCGTACTTGTCTGGGCGTTTTTCGTCTCGCCGTACCAGGCGTCCGGCGGAACCCGCCTGACCGCCGAGCCGGATCAGTTGCGCGCGCTCTACGTGCAGCGGTTGGTCAAATACGTGACCTGGCCCCGGGGCGCGGGGCCTGCCCCGGGAGAGCCCTTTGTGGTCGCCGCCACGGACCCGGCACGGCTGCGCCCCTATTTCCCGGATTCGGACGCGGTGGGCGACGGTCCCCGCTTCCGGCTGGTCCAGTGGCCCGCCGAGTGCCATGTCCTGTTCCTGGCCGGTGCGTCCCGGCGCGAGGGCGCGGCCATTATCAAGCGGGTGGTGGATCTGCCCGTGCTGACCATCACCCAGGACCCCGAGGGGCCGGAGCAGGGCGCGATCATCAATTTCTACATGCAGGGGGGCAGGCTCAAGCTGGAGGTGAATCCCGACGCGGCCGGACGCGCGGGGCTGGCCGTCAGTTCGCGGCTCATGCAGTTGGCCCGCATCCATCGGGGAGGCGCGGATGAGTGA
- a CDS encoding flagellin N-terminal helical domain-containing protein, which yields MSLVVNNNLMANAAARNLNGAYNALGTSTERLSSGLRVNSSADDAAGLAVRELMRSDITTLNQGVRNANDGISMIQTADGALSVIDEKLIRMKELAEQAATGTYTDAQRLIIDSEYQAMASEITRIANATDFNGIYLLNGNLSADGITIHFGTGNDDAEDKYDVTIGNCTASALGVGLAAGTDKAGSVVSTQAAAQSALDALNTAIVSKDNVRANLGAMQNRLSATISNLEIQAENLQASESRISDVDVATEMTEYTKQQIITQSAVAMLSQANSLPQMALSLIGG from the coding sequence ATGTCTCTCGTAGTAAACAACAACCTCATGGCCAATGCCGCCGCCCGGAACCTGAATGGCGCCTACAACGCGCTGGGCACGTCCACGGAACGGCTCTCTTCCGGTCTGCGCGTCAACTCCTCGGCCGACGACGCGGCCGGGCTGGCCGTGCGCGAACTGATGCGCTCGGACATCACCACCCTCAACCAGGGAGTCAGGAACGCCAACGACGGCATCTCCATGATTCAGACCGCCGACGGCGCACTCTCCGTCATCGACGAAAAACTCATCCGCATGAAGGAACTGGCCGAGCAGGCCGCCACCGGCACCTACACCGACGCCCAGCGGCTCATCATCGACTCGGAATACCAGGCCATGGCCTCGGAAATCACCCGAATCGCCAACGCCACGGACTTCAACGGCATCTACCTGCTCAACGGCAACCTCTCCGCCGACGGCATCACCATCCACTTCGGCACGGGCAACGACGACGCCGAGGACAAGTATGACGTGACCATCGGCAACTGCACCGCCTCCGCCCTGGGCGTTGGACTGGCAGCGGGCACGGACAAGGCGGGCTCGGTGGTATCCACCCAGGCCGCGGCCCAGAGCGCCCTCGACGCCCTGAACACGGCCATCGTGTCCAAGGACAACGTGCGCGCCAACCTCGGCGCCATGCAAAACAGGCTGTCCGCGACCATCTCCAACCTGGAAATCCAGGCCGAGAACCTCCAGGCCTCGGAGTCACGCATCTCCGATGTGGACGTGGCCACAGAGATGACCGAGTACACCAAGCAGCAGATCATTACCCAATCTGCCGTGGCGATGCTCTCGCAGGCCAACTCGCTCCCGCAGATGGCCCTGTCGCTCATCGGCGGCTAG
- a CDS encoding TonB-dependent receptor plug domain-containing protein → MGADLWRSVVLGILIQFFWAFPALAGDDLSGLGLEELMEVEVASATRRTEPLSRIPAAVTVLTEEDIFRSGASNVPEALQLVPGVHVAQMNTDRWAVGIRGFNGLLSNKHLVLVDGRPVTSPVMTGVQWDNIVPISLIKRIEVVRGTRTSLWGAESFTGVINIITKSAFEALGGQSVTTAGTRGAGQTVRYGRMTGENSAFMAYGTAQYLNGDWLSGRNRGQDGHEWSKFQSGLRADWENAFTDALSLQCDLVRSKTEEDGPIGSPPGGRETRSRTDVNGYAQFVWDRATGLDSNLRFRTSFTRDTAMLADLEGGANVLDAELTSAMERMGRHYLTWGVGTQYFWDDVHDGDTPDIDRERIYTWTGTGFIRDRITLLPDSLYFVAGLKADVLDETSVELQPTLRLLHIRGDAEYWLAVSRGVRADTRYQRRGSYRIRVGGREYQVQAPDDLKSEKLVSYEAGFRQALTPDARFDLSLYVNDYSELLMLELDDASGTATVSNSLKGTAYGLEAMIEWAVNDWLTLKPSASLIYQNIYNLESGPVGDSMPEEGMGSEMKLQILAKPFKDVGLDLFLGYIDSPDQRHLPAYFSLDAHASWRASDTLLLEVIGRNLSGSNEQFSDLAVGPSVDCRVTWDF, encoded by the coding sequence ATGGGAGCGGACCTGTGGCGGTCGGTTGTTCTGGGCATACTGATTCAGTTTTTTTGGGCGTTCCCGGCCCTGGCCGGGGATGACCTGTCCGGTCTCGGCCTGGAGGAGCTCATGGAGGTTGAGGTGGCCAGTGCCACCCGCCGCACCGAGCCCCTGTCGCGGATTCCGGCCGCGGTCACGGTTCTGACCGAGGAGGACATCTTCCGGTCCGGGGCCTCCAACGTGCCCGAGGCCCTTCAGCTCGTGCCCGGCGTGCATGTGGCCCAGATGAACACGGACCGCTGGGCCGTGGGCATCCGGGGATTCAACGGGCTTCTGAGCAACAAGCATCTGGTCCTGGTGGACGGAAGGCCGGTGACTTCGCCGGTCATGACCGGGGTGCAGTGGGACAACATCGTGCCCATCAGCCTCATCAAGCGCATCGAGGTGGTGCGCGGCACCCGCACCAGCCTGTGGGGCGCGGAATCCTTCACCGGGGTCATCAATATCATCACCAAGAGCGCGTTCGAGGCACTGGGCGGACAGTCCGTGACCACGGCGGGCACCCGGGGCGCGGGGCAGACCGTGCGCTACGGGCGGATGACCGGCGAGAATTCGGCCTTCATGGCCTACGGCACCGCCCAATACCTGAACGGCGACTGGCTGAGCGGCAGGAACCGGGGGCAGGACGGCCACGAGTGGTCCAAGTTCCAGAGCGGCCTGCGTGCGGACTGGGAGAACGCCTTCACCGACGCCCTGTCCCTGCAATGCGATCTGGTTCGTTCCAAGACTGAGGAGGACGGCCCCATCGGTTCACCGCCCGGCGGGCGGGAGACCCGTTCGCGAACGGACGTCAACGGCTACGCCCAGTTCGTCTGGGACCGGGCGACCGGCTTGGACTCAAACCTGCGCTTCAGGACTTCCTTCACCCGCGACACCGCCATGCTCGCCGATCTCGAAGGCGGGGCGAACGTCCTGGACGCGGAGCTGACCTCGGCCATGGAGCGGATGGGCCGCCACTACCTGACCTGGGGCGTGGGCACCCAGTATTTCTGGGACGACGTGCATGACGGCGACACCCCGGACATCGACCGGGAGCGCATCTACACCTGGACCGGGACCGGATTCATCCGCGACCGCATCACCCTGCTGCCGGACAGCCTCTATTTCGTTGCCGGGCTGAAGGCGGACGTGCTCGACGAGACCAGCGTTGAGTTGCAGCCGACACTCCGCCTGCTGCACATCCGGGGCGACGCCGAATACTGGCTGGCCGTATCGCGGGGGGTGCGGGCGGATACCCGTTACCAGCGTCGCGGCAGCTACAGGATTCGTGTGGGAGGACGGGAATATCAGGTCCAGGCGCCCGACGACCTCAAGTCCGAGAAGCTCGTCTCCTACGAGGCCGGGTTCCGCCAGGCGCTGACCCCGGACGCCCGGTTCGATCTTTCCCTTTACGTCAACGACTATTCCGAGCTGCTCATGCTCGAACTGGACGACGCCTCCGGCACGGCCACGGTGAGCAATTCCCTCAAGGGCACGGCCTACGGGCTTGAGGCCATGATCGAATGGGCCGTCAACGATTGGCTGACCCTGAAGCCGTCGGCCAGCCTCATCTACCAGAACATCTACAACCTGGAATCCGGCCCGGTGGGCGACTCCATGCCCGAGGAGGGGATGGGCAGCGAGATGAAGCTGCAAATCCTCGCCAAGCCGTTCAAGGACGTGGGACTGGACCTCTTCCTGGGATACATCGACAGCCCGGATCAGCGTCATCTGCCCGCCTATTTCAGCCTGGACGCGCACGCCTCCTGGCGCGCTTCCGACACGCTCCTGCTCGAAGTCATCGGCCGGAACCTGAGCGGTTCCAACGAGCAGTTCTCCGACCTCGCGGTGGGGCCGAGCGTGGACTGCCGGGTGACCTGGGATTTCTGA
- a CDS encoding response regulator transcription factor, which produces MKDLLLIDDDPELAELLKSYLGGEGLGLDAAATGSEGLEMAHKGDYGLVILDVMLPDTSGFNVLTRLRAGSPVPVIMLTGRGEEIDRVVGLEMGADDYVSKPFQLRELLARIRAVLRRYGSGHEEEVRTAAVKPKPGIGIGDVLLDRNARSMAVNGAPVHLTSTEFDILEMLALNMGNVVERASLMEKALGRGEDFDDYVLNVHMSNLRKKLDRHVSIKTIRGRGYLLAVPREGAA; this is translated from the coding sequence ATGAAAGACCTTTTGCTGATCGACGACGACCCCGAACTGGCGGAGCTGCTGAAGTCCTATCTCGGCGGCGAAGGGCTCGGCCTGGATGCGGCCGCCACCGGAAGCGAGGGTCTTGAGATGGCCCATAAGGGAGATTACGGGCTGGTGATCCTGGACGTGATGCTTCCCGACACCAGCGGATTCAATGTGCTGACCCGGTTGCGCGCGGGGTCTCCGGTGCCGGTCATCATGCTCACCGGACGGGGCGAGGAGATAGATCGGGTGGTCGGCCTGGAAATGGGTGCCGACGACTACGTTTCCAAGCCGTTCCAATTGCGCGAACTGCTGGCCCGCATCCGCGCCGTGCTGCGCCGCTACGGCAGCGGCCACGAGGAGGAGGTTCGGACGGCGGCGGTGAAGCCCAAGCCGGGCATCGGCATCGGCGACGTCCTCCTGGACCGCAATGCCCGGAGCATGGCCGTGAACGGCGCGCCCGTGCATCTGACCTCCACGGAATTCGACATCCTGGAGATGCTCGCCCTGAACATGGGCAACGTGGTGGAGCGGGCCAGCCTTATGGAAAAGGCGCTCGGCCGTGGCGAGGATTTCGACGATTACGTGCTCAACGTGCACATGAGCAACCTGCGCAAGAAACTCGACCGGCACGTCAGCATCAAGACCATCCGTGGCAGGGGCTATCTCCTGGCCGTCCCCCGTGAAGGGGCCGCGTAG
- a CDS encoding CHASE sensor domain-containing protein produces MSDAKVTPLGRKIAAAILGTTLMALGLSFFLNAIPLVHAYRQEGADKARTLAGLMAASLAAPVDFDDPEAASENLRTLSLTPDVLGAAVYLADGSTFAAWGAPPAPDTPPEAGVRAALSSLTVVSPIPSGRAGCVVALDVSLAGQWGLLKSYLVSGALVLLGVFVFCFKLAGTFRRRLGDPLRELTEAVDTISASRDYSRRVDYASNDELGVLVAEFNAMLERIQDRDARLNRHREMLEQRVEERTLQLKVKQLELLRNNRQLHSEIQRRGQAEMIREEVERINRHDLKSGLSLVIGYPELLLQQGGLNPEQVKLIKRIRAAGYRMLDMIRNHLDMFKMEKGVYALNRLPTDLVETLCDLEEELAPQLNSSGVRLAIRLDGQDVVGDETFTVSGEGPLLRTMCRNLVQNAIEASGPGDEVAVSLERGERPTLTVANPAAVPGEIRERFFEKYVTFGKENGTGLGTYFAALIARTHGADIIMNTGERTGTTLRIAFRRLADS; encoded by the coding sequence ATGAGTGACGCCAAAGTGACCCCTTTGGGCCGGAAGATCGCGGCGGCCATTCTCGGGACCACCCTGATGGCCCTGGGGTTGAGCTTTTTCCTCAACGCCATTCCCCTGGTTCACGCCTACCGCCAGGAAGGCGCGGACAAGGCGCGCACACTGGCCGGGCTCATGGCTGCGTCCCTTGCCGCGCCGGTTGACTTCGACGACCCCGAGGCCGCGTCCGAGAACCTGCGGACGCTGTCGCTCACGCCCGACGTGCTGGGCGCGGCGGTCTATCTCGCCGACGGTTCGACGTTCGCCGCCTGGGGCGCGCCTCCCGCTCCCGACACCCCGCCCGAGGCTGGCGTGCGCGCGGCCCTGTCCTCCCTGACCGTGGTTTCGCCTATCCCGTCCGGCCGCGCCGGGTGCGTGGTCGCCCTGGATGTTTCCCTGGCCGGGCAGTGGGGACTGCTCAAGTCCTATCTCGTCAGCGGGGCGCTCGTCCTGCTCGGCGTGTTCGTCTTCTGCTTCAAGCTGGCGGGGACGTTCAGGCGCAGGCTGGGCGATCCCCTGCGAGAACTGACCGAGGCGGTCGACACCATTTCGGCCAGCCGGGACTATTCGCGCCGGGTGGACTACGCCAGCAACGACGAGCTGGGTGTGCTTGTGGCCGAGTTCAACGCCATGCTTGAACGCATCCAGGACCGCGACGCCCGCCTGAATCGGCACCGCGAGATGCTTGAGCAGCGGGTGGAGGAGCGCACCCTTCAGCTCAAGGTCAAGCAGTTGGAGCTGCTCAGGAACAATCGCCAGCTTCACAGCGAAATCCAGCGGCGCGGCCAGGCCGAGATGATCCGCGAAGAGGTGGAGCGCATCAACCGCCATGACCTCAAGTCGGGCCTGAGCCTGGTCATCGGCTATCCTGAGCTGTTGCTGCAACAGGGCGGACTGAACCCGGAACAGGTCAAGCTCATCAAACGAATTCGGGCCGCCGGATACCGGATGCTCGACATGATCCGCAATCATCTGGACATGTTCAAGATGGAGAAGGGCGTCTACGCCCTCAACCGGCTGCCCACCGATCTGGTCGAGACCCTGTGCGACCTCGAAGAGGAACTCGCCCCGCAGCTCAACAGCTCCGGCGTGCGGCTGGCCATCCGCCTCGACGGACAAGACGTGGTCGGCGACGAAACCTTCACCGTGTCCGGCGAGGGGCCGCTTTTGCGGACCATGTGCCGCAATCTCGTCCAGAACGCCATCGAGGCGTCCGGCCCGGGCGACGAGGTGGCGGTCTCCCTGGAGCGGGGCGAACGCCCGACCCTGACCGTGGCCAATCCAGCGGCCGTGCCCGGGGAAATCCGGGAACGGTTCTTCGAGAAATACGTGACC